A part of Pseudomonas sp. HR96 genomic DNA contains:
- a CDS encoding phage infection protein: MKSQLILSIAFSVLAANAFAQPLTQSVVQHQASQGVVKQLMAEGGSDRVLHRLAQDGSDRTMNRVAQDGSDRTINRVAQDGSDRTMNRVAQDGSDRTMNRVAQDGSDRTMNRVAQDGSDRALNRVAQDGSDRTLIRVAQDGSDRVLNNRV; encoded by the coding sequence ATGAAAAGCCAACTCATCCTCAGCATCGCTTTCTCGGTACTCGCAGCCAATGCATTCGCGCAGCCACTGACTCAATCGGTTGTTCAGCATCAAGCTTCGCAAGGTGTCGTGAAGCAGTTGATGGCTGAAGGCGGTTCTGATCGGGTTCTGCATCGTTTGGCTCAGGATGGCTCGGATCGGACCATGAATCGGGTTGCTCAAGATGGTTCGGATCGGACCATCAATCGTGTTGCACAGGATGGTTCAGATCGCACCATGAACCGTGTTGCCCAAGATGGTTCGGACCGGACCATGAACCGCGTTGCCCAAGATGGCTCGGATCGCACCATGAATCGCGTTGCTCAAGACGGTTCCGACCGTGCTCTGAATCGCGTTGCCCAAGACGGCTCCGACCGCACCCTGATCCGCGTTGCCCAGGACGGTTCTGACCGCGTGCTGAACAATCGCGTATGA
- a CDS encoding oxidative damage protection protein produces MTRTVMCRKYKEELPALERPPYPGAKGEDIYNHVSQKAWADWQKHQTLLINERRLNMMNAEDRKFLQAEMDKYLSGEEYAQAEGYVPPSE; encoded by the coding sequence ATGACCCGCACCGTGATGTGCCGCAAGTACAAAGAAGAACTCCCCGCCCTGGAGCGCCCACCCTACCCGGGCGCCAAGGGCGAGGACATCTACAACCATGTCTCGCAGAAGGCCTGGGCCGACTGGCAGAAACACCAGACCCTGCTGATCAACGAGCGCCGCCTGAACATGATGAACGCCGAGGACCGCAAATTCCTCCAGGCGGAAATGGACAAGTACCTCAGCGGCGAGGAATACGCCCAGGCCGAAGGCTACGTGCCGCCGTCCGAATAA
- the gabP gene encoding GABA permease: MSSTHKSNNLGQGLKQRHVTMLSIAGVIGAGLFVGSGHAIAEAGPAVLLAYAAAGTLVVLVMRMLAEMAVASPDTGSFSTYADRAIGHWAGFTIGWLYWWFWVLVIPLEANAAAGILHAWFPGIAVWMFTLVITLVLTATNLFSVKNYGEFEFWFALIKVIAIVAFIILAAAAVFGFVPGSQVSGVSHVVDTQGFMPNGIGAVIAAMLTTMFSFMGTEIVTIAAAESKDPGQQISKATNSVIWRIFLFYLVSIFLVVALVPWNDSRLPQLGSYQTVLNLIGVPNAKLIVDLVVLVAVTSCLNSALYTASRMLYSLSKRGDAPAMAQRTSQAGTPVVAVLLSTAAAFLAVFANYVAPAEVFDFLLASSGAIALLVYLVIAISQLRMRHKRQANGEKIAFKMWLFPGLTWAVIAFIVAVLTIMAIRVDHRVEILATGLLTIAVVVAGLVVDRRRKAGRSGAMAMSR, translated from the coding sequence ATGAGCAGCACTCATAAATCGAATAACCTGGGTCAGGGCCTCAAGCAGCGCCACGTGACCATGCTCTCCATTGCTGGCGTGATCGGCGCCGGTCTGTTCGTCGGCTCCGGCCACGCCATTGCCGAAGCCGGCCCTGCCGTGCTGCTGGCCTACGCCGCTGCTGGCACCCTGGTGGTGCTGGTGATGCGCATGCTGGCCGAGATGGCCGTTGCCTCGCCGGACACCGGCTCGTTCTCCACCTACGCCGACCGTGCGATCGGGCACTGGGCCGGTTTCACCATCGGCTGGCTGTACTGGTGGTTCTGGGTGCTGGTGATTCCGCTGGAAGCCAACGCCGCCGCCGGCATCCTGCACGCCTGGTTCCCGGGGATCGCGGTGTGGATGTTCACCCTGGTGATCACCCTGGTGCTGACCGCAACCAACCTGTTCAGCGTGAAGAACTACGGTGAGTTCGAGTTCTGGTTCGCGCTGATCAAGGTCATCGCCATCGTCGCCTTCATCATTCTGGCGGCTGCAGCCGTGTTCGGCTTCGTACCGGGCAGCCAGGTCAGCGGCGTCAGCCATGTGGTCGACACCCAGGGCTTCATGCCCAACGGCATCGGCGCGGTGATCGCGGCCATGCTGACCACCATGTTCTCTTTCATGGGTACCGAGATCGTCACCATCGCGGCCGCCGAGTCCAAAGACCCCGGCCAGCAGATCAGCAAGGCCACCAACTCGGTGATCTGGCGGATTTTCCTGTTCTACCTCGTGTCGATCTTCCTGGTCGTGGCGCTGGTGCCGTGGAACGACAGCCGCCTGCCGCAGCTGGGCTCGTACCAGACCGTGCTGAACCTGATCGGCGTGCCGAACGCCAAGCTGATCGTCGACCTGGTGGTGTTGGTTGCCGTGACCAGCTGCCTGAACTCGGCGCTGTACACCGCTTCGCGCATGCTCTACTCGTTGAGCAAGCGTGGCGACGCACCGGCCATGGCCCAGCGCACCTCCCAGGCCGGCACGCCGGTGGTGGCGGTGCTGCTGTCGACCGCCGCGGCCTTCCTGGCGGTGTTCGCCAACTATGTCGCGCCGGCGGAGGTGTTCGACTTCCTGCTGGCCAGCTCCGGCGCCATCGCCCTGCTGGTGTACCTGGTGATCGCCATCTCGCAGCTGCGCATGCGCCACAAGCGCCAGGCCAACGGTGAGAAGATCGCCTTCAAGATGTGGCTGTTCCCGGGCCTGACCTGGGCGGTGATCGCGTTCATCGTGGCGGTGCTGACCATCATGGCGATTCGTGTCGACCACCGCGTGGAGATTCTCGCCACGGGCCTGCTGACCATCGCCGTGGTCGTGGCCGGCCTGGTGGTGGACCGCCGCCGCAAGGCGGGCAGGAGCGGCGCGATGGCGATGAGCCGTTGA
- a CDS encoding phage infection protein yields the protein MKSQLILSIAFSVLAANAFAQPLTQSVVQHQASQGVVKQLMAEGGSDRVLHRLAQDGSDRTMNRVAQDGSDRTMNRVAQDGSDRTMNRVAQDGSDRTINRVAQDGSDRTMNRVAQDGSDRTMNRVAQDGSDRTMNRVAQDGSDRTINRVAQDGSDRTMNRVAQDGSDRTMNRVAQDGSDRTLVRVAQDGSDRALNRVAQDGSDRTLVRVAQDGSDHVLNNRV from the coding sequence ATGAAAAGCCAACTCATCCTCAGCATCGCTTTCTCGGTACTCGCAGCCAATGCATTCGCGCAGCCACTGACTCAATCGGTTGTTCAGCATCAAGCTTCGCAGGGTGTCGTGAAGCAGTTGATGGCTGAAGGCGGTTCTGATCGGGTTCTGCATCGTTTGGCTCAGGATGGTTCGGATCGGACTATGAATCGGGTTGCTCAGGACGGTTCGGACCGCACCATGAACCGTGTTGCACAAGACGGCTCGGATCGCACCATGAACCGTGTTGCACAGGACGGCTCGGACCGCACCATCAACCGTGTTGCACAGGACGGTTCGGACCGCACCATGAATCGCGTTGCACAGGATGGTTCGGACCGCACCATGAACCGTGTTGCACAAGACGGCTCGGATCGCACCATGAACCGTGTTGCACAGGACGGCTCGGACCGCACCATCAACCGTGTTGCACAGGACGGTTCGGACCGCACCATGAATCGCGTTGCACAGGATGGTTCGGACCGCACCATGAACCGTGTTGCCCAAGATGGCTCCGACCGCACCCTGGTCCGCGTCGCTCAAGACGGCTCGGACCGCGCTCTGAACCGCGTTGCCCAAGATGGCTCTGACCGCACCCTGGTCCGCGTTGCCCAAGACGGCTCCGACCACGTGCTGAACAACCGCGTGTGA
- a CDS encoding GNAT family N-acetyltransferase has protein sequence MEWLTSRLVLRKPRNTDLERLFEIYGDSATHRFSPFGPLIDIDQARSLLGKWIEHWDAKGYGQWAVAAREDVQQVTGFGGIDARSYLQVERVNLGYRFAPEAWGRGYATELAEAALRYGLVELQLPKIYAVVRPAHLASIRVLEKIGMHPAGELDDVPGQAPSLVFKAGR, from the coding sequence ATGGAGTGGTTGACGTCCAGGCTGGTCTTGCGCAAGCCACGTAATACGGACCTTGAACGGCTGTTCGAGATTTACGGCGACAGCGCAACGCATCGGTTCAGTCCCTTCGGCCCCCTGATCGATATTGATCAGGCGCGCTCATTGCTCGGCAAGTGGATCGAGCACTGGGATGCCAAGGGCTACGGCCAATGGGCCGTAGCCGCCCGTGAAGATGTACAGCAGGTGACTGGCTTTGGAGGCATCGATGCGCGCTCTTATTTGCAGGTGGAGCGCGTCAACCTGGGTTATCGCTTCGCTCCCGAGGCTTGGGGGCGGGGGTATGCCACCGAGCTTGCAGAGGCGGCGCTGCGCTACGGCCTGGTTGAATTGCAATTGCCGAAAATATACGCCGTGGTGCGCCCAGCTCACCTGGCGTCTATACGGGTGCTGGAGAAGATCGGCATGCATCCGGCCGGTGAGCTGGACGATGTGCCGGGGCAGGCCCCAAGTCTGGTGTTCAAGGCTGGGCGGTGA
- a CDS encoding type II toxin-antitoxin system RelE/ParE family toxin, with the protein MIKSFQHKGLKLFYETGSTRGIRADHAKRLARALHFLDRAASPGDVDIPGWRLHPLKGDLAQYWSITISGSWRVIFRFDDSDVELINYLDYH; encoded by the coding sequence ATGATAAAGAGCTTTCAACACAAAGGTCTCAAGCTTTTTTACGAGACCGGGTCAACCCGCGGTATCCGGGCAGATCATGCCAAACGGCTCGCGCGCGCCCTGCATTTTCTGGATCGTGCGGCGTCCCCTGGCGACGTAGACATTCCCGGTTGGAGATTGCATCCGCTCAAGGGGGATCTGGCGCAATATTGGTCCATCACCATCAGCGGGAGCTGGCGTGTAATTTTCCGGTTCGACGATAGCGATGTTGAACTGATTAATTATCTGGATTACCACTGA
- a CDS encoding phage infection protein, which yields MKGQIILSIAFSVLAANAFAQPLTQSVVQHQASQGVVKQLMAEGGSDRVLHRLAQDGSDRTMNRVAQDGSDRTMNRVAQDGSDRTMNRVAQDGSDRTINRVAQDGSDRTMNRVAQDGSDRTMNRVAQDGSDRTLVRVAQDGSDRALNRVAQDGSDRTLVRVAQDGSDHVLNNRV from the coding sequence ATGAAAGGCCAAATCATCCTCAGCATCGCTTTCTCGGTACTCGCAGCCAATGCATTCGCGCAGCCACTGACTCAATCGGTTGTTCAGCATCAAGCTTCGCAAGGTGTCGTGAAGCAGTTGATGGCTGAAGGCGGTTCTGATCGGGTTCTGCATCGTTTGGCTCAGGATGGTTCGGATCGCACCATGAATCGGGTTGCTCAGGACGGTTCGGACCGCACCATGAACCGTGTTGCACAAGACGGCTCGGATCGCACCATGAACCGTGTTGCACAGGACGGCTCGGACCGCACCATCAACCGTGTTGCACAGGACGGTTCGGACCGCACCATGAATCGCGTTGCACAGGATGGTTCGGACCGCACCATGAACCGTGTTGCCCAAGATGGCTCCGACCGCACCCTGGTCCGCGTCGCTCAAGACGGCTCGGACCGCGCTCTGAACCGCGTTGCCCAAGATGGCTCTGACCGCACCCTGGTCCGCGTTGCCCAAGACGGCTCCGACCACGTGCTGAACAACCGCGTATGA
- a CDS encoding aryl-sulfate sulfotransferase, producing MRKTLINLTLALLAGSVHAAPSVYPTGVTRYDPDKAYNQYVIFSGADKQTHLIDMDGNEVKRWPQAGFPSAIIDPALVGGQRGHVLLQLADKDPGKLGAAGNGLGNQSIGELDWSGKVVWQWGDKAPGGAAQQHHDQRRLSNGNTLVLANKVHAVPGFKVPQVIDDVVYEVAPDGRIQWQWLASEHLEEFGFTAEQLQLVRASNNPDYLHINNLNVVGPNRWYDAGDQRFAPDNLLLDSRNANFIAIIDKHSGKVVWSLGPNLPHVSPNPQASQPLPRPVDQFVGQHDAHIIPAGLPGAGHLLVFDNQGSAGYPSVPLGLASGSRVLEIDPTTRQIVWQYSAASSMQPGWAFYSSFISSARRLPNGNTLIDEGMNGRFFQVTSAGEIVWEYVSPYLGQAPGSEAISNWVYRALPVNYDWVPAGTPRAQTPVKLAQR from the coding sequence ATGCGCAAGACATTGATCAACCTGACCCTGGCCCTGCTGGCCGGCAGCGTGCACGCCGCTCCCAGCGTCTACCCCACCGGCGTGACCCGCTACGACCCGGACAAGGCCTACAACCAGTACGTCATCTTCAGCGGTGCCGACAAGCAGACCCACCTGATCGACATGGACGGCAACGAGGTCAAGCGCTGGCCCCAGGCCGGCTTTCCCTCGGCGATCATCGACCCGGCGCTGGTCGGCGGCCAGCGCGGCCACGTGCTGCTGCAACTGGCCGACAAGGACCCCGGCAAGCTCGGCGCCGCCGGCAACGGCCTGGGCAACCAGAGCATCGGCGAGCTGGATTGGAGCGGCAAAGTGGTCTGGCAGTGGGGCGACAAGGCCCCCGGTGGCGCCGCGCAACAGCACCACGACCAGCGCCGTCTGAGCAATGGCAACACACTGGTGCTGGCCAACAAGGTGCATGCGGTGCCCGGCTTCAAGGTGCCGCAAGTCATCGACGACGTGGTCTACGAAGTGGCCCCCGACGGCCGCATTCAATGGCAGTGGCTGGCTTCCGAACACCTCGAGGAATTCGGCTTCACCGCCGAACAACTGCAACTGGTGCGCGCCAGCAACAACCCCGACTACCTGCACATCAACAACCTCAATGTGGTCGGCCCCAACCGTTGGTACGACGCCGGCGACCAGCGCTTCGCCCCTGACAACCTGCTGCTGGACTCGCGCAACGCCAACTTCATCGCCATCATCGACAAGCACAGCGGCAAGGTCGTCTGGAGCTTGGGCCCGAACCTGCCCCACGTCAGCCCCAACCCCCAGGCCAGCCAGCCACTGCCGCGCCCGGTCGACCAGTTCGTCGGCCAGCACGACGCCCACATCATCCCCGCCGGCCTGCCCGGCGCCGGCCACCTGCTGGTGTTCGACAACCAGGGCAGCGCCGGCTACCCCAGCGTGCCGCTGGGCCTGGCCAGCGGTTCCCGGGTGCTGGAAATCGACCCCACCACCCGCCAGATCGTCTGGCAGTACAGCGCCGCCAGCTCCATGCAGCCGGGCTGGGCCTTCTACAGCTCGTTCATCAGCAGCGCCCGGCGCCTGCCCAACGGCAACACCCTGATCGACGAAGGCATGAACGGCCGCTTCTTCCAGGTGACCAGCGCCGGCGAAATCGTCTGGGAATACGTCAGCCCCTACCTCGGCCAGGCGCCGGGCAGCGAGGCAATTAGTAACTGGGTGTATCGCGCCTTGCCCGTCAACTACGACTGGGTCCCGGCCGGCACCCCGCGTGCGCAAACGCCGGTCAAGCTGGCCCAGCGCTAG
- a CDS encoding phage infection protein: protein MKSQIILSIAFSVLAANAFAQPLTQSVVQHQASQGVVKQLMAEGGSDRVLHRLAQDGSDRTMNRVAQDGSDRAPNRVAQDGSDRTINRVAQDGSDRTMNRVAQDGSDRTMNRVAQDGSDRTMNRVAQDGSDRTLIRVAQDGSDHVLNNRV, encoded by the coding sequence ATGAAAAGCCAAATCATCCTCAGCATCGCTTTCTCGGTACTCGCAGCTAATGCATTCGCGCAGCCACTGACTCAATCGGTTGTTCAGCATCAAGCTTCGCAGGGTGTCGTGAAGCAGTTGATGGCTGAAGGCGGTTCTGATCGGGTTCTGCATCGTTTGGCTCAGGATGGTTCGGATCGGACTATGAATCGGGTTGCTCAAGATGGTTCGGATCGCGCTCCGAATCGTGTGGCTCAAGATGGTTCGGATCGGACCATCAACCGTGTTGCACAGGACGGTTCAGATCGCACCATGAACCGTGTTGCCCAAGATGGTTCGGACCGGACCATGAACCGCGTTGCCCAAGATGGCTCGGATCGCACCATGAACCGTGTTGCACAGGACGGCTCCGACCGCACCCTGATCCGCGTCGCCCAGGACGGCTCGGACCACGTGCTGAACAATCGCGTATGA
- a CDS encoding NIPSNAP family protein translates to MYYEIRTYTFKPSRAPQWIALYKAEALPIQLELLGKLIGFFTTEIGDINQVVHIWGYDSLDDRVARRDRMAADPRWQAWGKKTRELDLLQSMETRIMRATDFSPLQ, encoded by the coding sequence ATGTACTACGAAATCCGCACCTACACTTTCAAGCCCTCGCGCGCACCGCAATGGATCGCCCTGTACAAGGCCGAGGCGCTGCCTATCCAGCTGGAGCTGCTGGGCAAGCTCATAGGCTTCTTCACGACCGAAATCGGCGACATCAATCAGGTGGTGCACATCTGGGGCTACGACAGCCTCGACGACCGCGTAGCGCGCCGTGACCGCATGGCCGCCGACCCGCGCTGGCAGGCGTGGGGCAAGAAGACCCGGGAGCTGGATCTGCTGCAATCGATGGAAACCAGAATCATGCGGGCGACGGATTTTTCGCCGCTGCAGTGA
- a CDS encoding transporter substrate-binding domain-containing protein has product MQKPVRTPLALSAIAFAAALLFSQGASAVEKLKMGMEAGHPPFNGKDASGQVVGFDVDIGNALCAKMKVECEIVTDDWDTLIPSLNNNQFNFLVSSLPISAERLQVVDFTNPYYSDKLQLVAAKDTNLSTDIPSLSGKIVGAQRGTAAGKWLQDNLTDQSAVMLFDTQEDAYKQLVSGGLDAVLTDKYVNYEWLKSDAGKNFETKGDAVGDGDKIGIAVRKGDPLRDKLNAALHELIVDGTYKKINDRYFPFNILQ; this is encoded by the coding sequence ATGCAGAAACCTGTTCGCACACCCCTTGCCCTCTCGGCGATTGCCTTCGCCGCCGCGCTGCTGTTCAGCCAGGGCGCCAGCGCCGTCGAAAAACTGAAAATGGGCATGGAGGCCGGCCACCCGCCCTTCAATGGCAAAGACGCCAGCGGCCAGGTGGTCGGCTTCGACGTCGACATCGGCAACGCCCTGTGCGCCAAGATGAAAGTCGAGTGCGAGATCGTCACCGATGACTGGGACACGCTGATCCCGTCGCTGAACAACAACCAGTTCAACTTCCTCGTCTCGTCTTTGCCGATTTCCGCCGAGCGCCTGCAGGTGGTCGACTTCACCAACCCCTACTACTCCGACAAGTTGCAGCTGGTGGCCGCCAAGGACACCAACCTGAGCACCGACATCCCCTCCCTCTCCGGCAAGATCGTCGGCGCCCAGCGCGGCACCGCTGCCGGCAAGTGGCTGCAGGACAACCTCACCGACCAATCGGCGGTGATGCTCTTCGACACCCAGGAAGACGCCTACAAACAGCTGGTCAGCGGCGGCCTCGACGCCGTGCTCACCGACAAATACGTCAACTACGAGTGGCTCAAGAGCGACGCCGGCAAGAACTTCGAAACCAAGGGTGATGCCGTGGGCGACGGCGACAAGATCGGCATCGCCGTGCGCAAGGGCGACCCGCTGCGCGACAAGCTCAACGCCGCGCTGCACGAGCTCATCGTTGATGGCACCTACAAGAAGATCAACGACCGCTACTTCCCCTTCAATATCCTGCAATGA
- the mutY gene encoding A/G-specific adenine glycosylase, with protein sequence MTPEQFSGSVLSWFDHNGRHDLPWQRDINPYRVWVSEIMLQQTQVSTVLGYFDRFMDALPTVQALAAAPEDEVLHLWTGLGYYTRARNLQKTARIVVERHGGEFPRSVEQLTELPGIGLSTAGAIASISMGLRAPILDGNVKRVLARFTAQEGYPGEPKVAKALWAAAKRYTPQARVNNYTQAMMDLGATICTRSKPSCLLCPLEKACEAHLLGLETRYPIPKPRKAVPQKRTLMPMLANADGAILLYRRPSSGLWGGLWSLPELDDLSDLEHLAIQHSLGLGQPRQLAELTHTFSHFQLAIEPWLVRVEESALHVAEADWLWYNLATPPRLGLAAPVKKLLKRAADALNAGEL encoded by the coding sequence ATGACCCCCGAGCAGTTTTCCGGCTCGGTACTGAGCTGGTTCGACCACAACGGCCGGCATGACCTGCCCTGGCAGCGTGACATCAACCCCTACCGGGTGTGGGTCTCGGAAATCATGCTGCAGCAGACCCAGGTCAGCACCGTGCTCGGCTACTTCGACCGCTTCATGGACGCCCTGCCCACAGTCCAGGCCCTGGCTGCGGCGCCCGAAGACGAAGTGCTGCACCTGTGGACCGGCCTGGGCTACTACACCCGCGCGCGCAACCTGCAAAAAACCGCGCGCATCGTGGTCGAGCGGCACGGCGGCGAGTTCCCGCGCAGCGTCGAGCAGCTCACCGAGCTGCCGGGCATTGGCCTGTCCACCGCCGGCGCGATCGCCAGCATCAGCATGGGCCTGCGCGCGCCGATCCTGGACGGCAACGTCAAGCGCGTGCTGGCCCGCTTCACCGCCCAGGAGGGCTACCCGGGCGAGCCCAAGGTGGCCAAGGCGCTGTGGGCCGCCGCCAAGCGCTACACGCCGCAGGCGCGGGTGAATAACTACACCCAGGCGATGATGGACCTGGGCGCCACCATTTGTACCCGCAGCAAGCCCAGCTGCCTGCTGTGCCCACTGGAAAAAGCCTGCGAAGCGCACCTGCTCGGCCTGGAGACCCGCTACCCGATTCCCAAGCCGCGCAAGGCCGTGCCACAAAAGCGCACCTTGATGCCCATGCTGGCCAACGCGGACGGTGCCATACTTTTGTACCGTCGCCCCTCCAGCGGCCTCTGGGGCGGCTTGTGGAGCCTGCCCGAGCTGGACGACCTGAGCGATCTCGAACACCTGGCCATCCAGCACTCGCTGGGCCTGGGCCAGCCGCGCCAACTGGCCGAGCTGACCCACACCTTCAGCCACTTCCAGCTGGCCATCGAGCCATGGCTGGTGCGCGTCGAGGAGTCGGCCCTGCACGTGGCCGAGGCCGACTGGCTCTGGTATAACCTCGCCACCCCGCCGCGCCTGGGCCTGGCCGCCCCGGTCAAGAAGCTGCTCAAACGCGCGGCCGATGCCTTGAATGCAGGAGAGTTGTGA
- a CDS encoding methyltransferase yields the protein MTAAGILAGEQLLARFHALDRFLLQHQALWRPRPFMQLQLPWEREHPQLADWLRGRSVEQADQAQQQPYALAAPAPYPQLATAAAQLAEVGPLSTTPLHPAAQRLDVDVPGRKWQQIEAFGSCLHVADPTRHWLDWCAGKGHLGRRLLAPGQRLTCLEHDPALVASGQALSQHHQLDATHVQQDVMAAALQLDPSHTPVALHACGDLHVRLIQLASAAGCTHLAIAPCCYNRIASPHYQPLSQPARASLLTLDLHDLSLPATETVTAGARVRRQRDQSMARRLAFDLLQRQLRSCDQYLPTPSLPSLWLDKPFADYCRHLAALKDLPPPGQQDWAALEQAGIKRLAQVRNLELLRNLFRRPLELWLALDRGLMLQENGYDVELGTFCPITLTPRNLMLRANRQPVDNSVGSSPA from the coding sequence ATGACCGCAGCCGGCATCCTCGCGGGCGAGCAGCTGCTGGCCCGCTTCCACGCCCTCGATCGCTTCCTGCTGCAACACCAGGCGCTGTGGCGGCCGCGGCCCTTCATGCAGCTGCAGTTGCCCTGGGAGCGCGAGCATCCGCAGCTGGCGGATTGGCTGCGCGGGCGCAGCGTCGAGCAGGCCGACCAGGCCCAGCAACAGCCCTACGCCCTGGCCGCGCCGGCGCCTTATCCACAGCTGGCAACAGCGGCGGCGCAGCTGGCCGAGGTCGGGCCGTTATCCACAACCCCACTGCACCCTGCGGCGCAACGGCTGGACGTCGACGTGCCCGGGCGCAAATGGCAACAGATCGAAGCCTTCGGCAGTTGCCTGCATGTGGCTGACCCCACCCGCCACTGGCTGGACTGGTGCGCCGGCAAAGGCCACCTCGGCCGCCGCCTGCTCGCCCCCGGCCAGCGCCTGACCTGCCTGGAACACGACCCCGCCCTGGTCGCCAGCGGCCAGGCCCTCAGCCAACACCACCAGCTGGACGCAACCCACGTGCAGCAGGACGTCATGGCCGCCGCCCTGCAGCTCGACCCCAGCCACACCCCTGTCGCACTGCACGCCTGCGGCGACCTCCACGTGCGCCTCATCCAGCTGGCCAGCGCCGCCGGCTGCACGCACCTGGCCATCGCCCCGTGCTGCTACAACCGCATCGCCAGCCCGCACTACCAACCCCTCAGCCAACCGGCGCGCGCCTCGCTGTTAACGCTGGACCTGCACGACCTCAGCCTGCCCGCCACCGAAACCGTCACTGCTGGCGCCCGCGTGCGCCGCCAACGCGACCAGTCCATGGCCCGCCGCCTGGCCTTCGACCTGCTGCAACGCCAGCTGCGCAGCTGCGACCAATACCTACCGACCCCGTCGCTGCCGAGCCTCTGGCTCGACAAACCCTTCGCCGACTATTGCCGCCATCTGGCCGCCCTCAAAGACCTGCCACCGCCCGGCCAGCAGGATTGGGCGGCGCTGGAACAAGCAGGAATCAAAAGGCTGGCCCAGGTGCGCAACCTCGAGCTGCTGCGCAACCTGTTCCGCCGCCCATTGGAGCTGTGGCTGGCGCTAGATCGTGGCTTGATGTTGCAGGAAAACGGCTACGACGTAGAGCTCGGCACCTTCTGCCCCATCACACTCACCCCCCGCAACCTGATGCTCCGCGCCAACCGCCAGCCTGTGGATAACTCTGTGGGCAGTTCTCCGGCATAA
- a CDS encoding HigA family addiction module antitoxin, which yields MTMFNPPHPGETLLEDVLPALDIKIAEFARRLGYARETLSRILHGHAPISPDLAVRLERAGIGNARTWLAVQADWDLWQAERREQPVIHRFAEIEQSRTD from the coding sequence ATGACTATGTTCAACCCACCACATCCCGGTGAAACTTTGCTGGAAGACGTGCTGCCTGCCCTTGATATCAAGATTGCAGAGTTTGCTCGCCGCCTCGGCTACGCGAGAGAAACGTTGTCACGGATCCTGCATGGACACGCACCCATCAGTCCTGATCTGGCTGTTCGGCTTGAGCGGGCCGGTATTGGGAATGCCCGCACGTGGCTGGCCGTTCAGGCTGACTGGGATCTTTGGCAAGCGGAGCGAAGAGAACAGCCCGTTATCCACAGATTCGCGGAGATTGAGCAGAGCAGAACGGACTAG